The Cellulosimicrobium sp. ES-005 genome segment CCCGACCACGACGGTCAGGGCGGCACGCGAAGGCTAGCGCCCACCGGTGACACGGCCCGAGCCCATTTCCGGCCCGGGCCGGCACGTCACGGCAGCAGGTGCGCGTACTCCTCGAGGGTGCCGTCGAGGACGGGCAGCGACATGCCCTGCTCCTCGCCCGAGGTCACGCTGACCGTCACGGGCAGCACGCCGCCCGGGGCCGCGTCGACGCGGCCGATCTGCGCGTCGAACCCGTCCTCGGTCCCGAGGTAGACGGTCTCCCCGGCGGCGACGGGGATGGTCACCGGGTCGCCGCCCTCCGGCGTCACGTCGAACTCCACGTCCTCGGTCGAGTCGTTGGCGAACGCCCCGACGAGCGCGCCGGCCTCGCCGTCGGCGGCGCTCACGACGAGGAGGTTGAGGCCGCGCAGGTCGTCGGTGAGGTCGACGCGCAGGCCGTCCGACGGCGAGTAGGGGCGGTTCGTCTCGATGGGGGAGCACGCGGAGGCGACGGCCACGCTCGCGACCACGAGGGGGACGGCCCAGTAGCGCGCGCGGCCGGTCGCTCGGGACGCCGCACGGGTCGCTGCTCGGGGGGTCGGGATGCGGGTCACGTGCACTCCAGGGCTGCGAGAGGGGGGACTGGATTCCGCGCCCAGCCTAGTGCGTCGGGCGAGGCGGGGCGGCCGGAACCGGCTCTCCGGGAGCGTGGCGTGAGCGGCGTCACGCGGGGTCGCGCGCCCGCGTGGCGCGCGTGACGGCGGTCGGCGGGGCCCTGTGGCCCGCTCGGCGAGGTTCGTGAGGCGCGCTGACACGGCGCTGACCTGCGAAGACGCTGCTCCGGGGCGCTTGTCAAGGGGCTCAGGGGCTCGGATTTCCGGCCTTCCGCGTGGTAAGGTGGACCACCGCGAAAGGGGACATCTGCAGATGACGTTCACAGTAGGCGAGACCGTTGTCTACCCGCACCACGGAGCCGCACTGATCGAGGAGATCAAGACGCGCACCATCCGCGGAGAGGACAAGATCTACCTCAAGCTCAAGGTCGCGCAGGGCGACCTGACCATCGAAGTCCCAGCCGAGAACGTCGACCTCGTCGGCGTGCGTGACGTCGTCGGCCAGGAGGGTCTCGACCGCGTTTTCGAGGTGCTGCGTGCACCCTACACCGAGGAGCCGACCAACTGGTCGCGTCGGTACAAGGCGAACCTCGAGAAGCTGGCGTCGGGCGACGTGATCAAGGTGGCGGAGGTCGTGCGCGACCTGTCGCGCCGGGACGCCGACCGCGGCCTCTCGGCCGGCGAGAAGCGCATGCTCTCGAAGGCCCGGCAGATCCTCGTCTCGGAGCTCGCGCTGGCCGAGCACACCGAGGAGGAGAAGGCCGAGGCCATCCTCGACGAGGTGCTGGCCTCCTGACGTCCCGGGCCTCGGCCCGAGCGACAGACCACCGGGGAGGGCGCCGTCCGTGCGGACGGCGCCCTCCCCGTCGTCGTGCCCGGGTAGCGTGTGCCCGTGCCGACTCTTGCCGTCCTCACCGCCGCGGGCTCCGGGACCCGTCTCGGGCTCGACCTGCCCAAGGCCCTCGTCGAGCTCGACGGCCTGCCCCTGGTCGT includes the following:
- a CDS encoding CarD family transcriptional regulator, whose product is MTFTVGETVVYPHHGAALIEEIKTRTIRGEDKIYLKLKVAQGDLTIEVPAENVDLVGVRDVVGQEGLDRVFEVLRAPYTEEPTNWSRRYKANLEKLASGDVIKVAEVVRDLSRRDADRGLSAGEKRMLSKARQILVSELALAEHTEEEKAEAILDEVLAS